One Pseudobutyrivibrio xylanivorans genomic window, TTAATATATCAAATGCACGGTACATATTAGGATCAAGCACGTCTCCTATGCACACATTATACGAAAGGAAGGTATTGTCCGCTGTATCCTGATCCGCTGCAATTGGATAATCCATTGTAATCTCTACCGGCTTATCAAAAGGCTTCTGCATCTGAATTTCAGAATCAACCTCAAGATAATCATAATAGCGAAGATATTTTTTATCGAAATACTCAAGCAACTCATCAATATCAGCATTACCATAAACATAAATATAGGAATTGCTTGGATGGTAGTACTTACTATGAAAATCAAGGAAATCCTCGTAGGTAAGATTTGGAATCTCCTTTGGGTCGCCACCAGACTCTGTAGAATAAGCAGTATCAGGGAAAAGAGAATTCAAAATCTGACGATTAAGCACATCATCTGGTGATGAATATGCACCCTTCATCTCGTTGTAAACAACACCATTGATAGTCAGGTCGCTTTCCTCATTCTCCATCTCATAGTGCCACCCCTCCTGCTCAAATATCTCGCGATACTTGTAGATGTTTGGATGGAAAACTGCATCCATATAAACATCTATAAGGTTCATATAGTCTGCATCATTTGTGCTGGCAATAGGATAAACTGTCTTGTCAGGATATGTGATTGCATTAAGAAATGTATTCAAACTACCCTTTACAAGTTCAACAAATGGGTCCTTTACCGGATATTTGTCTGATCCACACAACACTGTGTGCTCAACAATGTGAGCTACACCTGTGGAATCCTTCGGTGGAGTTCTAAAGCCTATATAAAATACTTTGTTATCATCATCGTTTGAGATAAAACAGACTCTTGCCTTTGTCTTTTTATGCTCGAAAATAAAGCCAAGAGAATCCAGTCCCTCAAGTTTTTCTTCTTTTAGAAGTTCGTAATTCTTGTTCATTATTTTATGTGGACATCCAATTGATTAAAGCAGATTTCCACACCCTCCTCATCAAATCTTTCTTTTATCTGTTCAAGCACATCCCACTTGGTCTGCCAGAAATACTCAGTTTCTACCCAAAAACGAAGACCAACATTTACCGAACTGTCAGCAAGCTCTGCCACAAAAACCTTGATAGGCTCATCAGTGATTAGATGATCTTGCTTCTCTGCTATCTCAAGCATGATTTTTTTAGCTTTTTTAATATCTGCATCGTAACTGATGCCAACTGTCTCGTTGAACATTCGACGGGTCATTGCCGTATTATTGGTAAGTGTGGTAGCTGAAAGTGTACCGTTTGGAATCTGCACTGTGCGACCATCTATCATCTTCAAAGTAGTGTAGATAATGTTGATACGCTCAACTGTACCCTCCTGACCTGTGGCATGCTCAATAATATAATCGCCAACTCTGAAAGGATGCGTAAGAAGAATAAGAATTCCTCCTGCAAAGTTTGAAAGAGCCCCCTGCAATGCAAGACCAATTGTCACACCAAGACCTGCAACTGCAGCTGAGATTGATGTGGTGGTAACACCAAACAAACCAAGAATAATAGTAATCAGTATGATATAGAAAAGCCATTTGAGTACCGACTCAAGGAACGTTTCTACTCCTGGGTCCACATCCTTTAAGCTCATGGCCCTGTGGAAGACCTTAATAATTCCTTTGATAATCTGACTTCCTATGATAAAAACAACAATCGAAAGAACTACACTCCATCCAAAACTCCAAAACTTTGGAATCATCCCCTCTAATTGCTGCTGGAAAACGCCTTTTTGAATGTCTTCGACCAGTTCTTCTGCTGTAACTGTCTCTAGTTCTGCTGCTAACACACGAAATCCTCCCTTTCGTTACAATCCGTAATATTATAACACAAAGTTACGTATAAAAAAATAAGCGGACACACAACCTACGCAAGCGCAAGCAGGAAGGTCCCATACCGGACAAGGGAGGGGCCTACACCGGGCGGGTATGGGAGGTGGCCTGCGGGAGCATTGAAAATTGCGATGTCCGCTTATATATTAAATTTTATGTATAAACAGTCCACTACGTAACTTTGGTTCAAACCAGGTGGACTTCGGTGGCATCAAAAGTCCTGCGTCAGCCACATCAAAAAGCTCTCCTATACTTGTAGGATACATAGCAAAAGCTACTGCGCAATCCTCGTTGCAGCGGCGTTCCAACTCTTCCAGACCACGAATGCCGCCTACGAAGTCGATGCGTTTGTCAGTCTTCGGATCTTGAATACCTAGCAATGGCTCAAGAATCAAATTCTGAAGCAGAGATACATCGAGACCATCCACTGGATCATCCACATCAACCTCTGGCCTCACCTGGCATAAATACCAGGTACCTTCCAAAAGCATGCTCCACTGGCCCTTTGCCTCTGGTCTGATTGGAGCCTCTGAGGTTTCAACTATCTCAACTACCGAATCAAGCTCCTCCAAGAGTTCCTCTGGTGCCAAGCCATTCAAATCCTTTACCACGCGGTTGTAATCGTAAATCTTCAGTTCCTCATCTGGAAAGAGCACTGAAAGGAAGTAATTAAATTCCTCATTTCCTGTAAATCCAGGATTTTCCTCTCTTTGCTTCAGCCCAACCTTTACAGCGCTGGCTGCGCGGTGATGTCCATCTGCAATATAGATGCTGTCCATTTTGCTAAAGGCATCTGTAATCAGCATCTTGCTCATCATATCATCTATAATCCAGCATCGATGACTGATTCCATCTTCAGCAGTAAAATCATAAATTGGACGGCGTGATTTAGTCTTTTCTACCACACCTGAGATAGTTGCATCCGCACGATATGCCAGGAATATCGGTCCAGTTTGAGCACTACAGGTGTCCACATGACGAATTCTATCCTGTTCCTTCTCTTCTCTGGTATTCTCATGCTTTTTTATTACTGAATTCAGATAATCATCTATTGAAGCACAAGCTACAATTCCAGTCTGCGAACGACCATCCATAGTGAGCTCGTATAGATAATAAAAATCAGATTCATCCTGAACAAATCTACCCTCACTTATCCACTGCTCAAGCATCTGTGCTGCTTTGTTATAAACCGCCGTAGAATACATATCTGCATCCTCGGCAAACTGTGTCTCTGGTCTGTCTATTGCGAGAAAGGAGTTAGGCTGTTCCTTCACCTTCTCATATGCTTCTTTTCTGCTGTAAACATCATAAGGAAGGGCTGCTATAATAGCAGCCTCTTCCTTAGATGGACGTATTGCCTTAAAAGGTTTTACAATCGCCATTATTTTACCACCCTTACCTTTATTACACCGTCAACCTTCTTGATTTCATCAACAATTGCATCTGTCAGCTTGCTACCAAGATCAAGAAGTGTGTAGGCATAATCACCACGGCTCTTATTTGTCATATCCTCAACGTTGACATTGTCATTACTGAGAATTGTGGTGAAGCTAGCGATAAGACCAGCTTTATTTTTATGAAGGATTGCAACACGAGACTCTGCAGAACAGATTCCCATATCACAATCAGGATAATTTACAGAATGGGTGATATTACCATTTTCCATATAATCCATAACCTCTTTAACTGCCATAACTGCGCAGTTATCCTCAGCCTCCTCAGTAGAAGCGCCAAGGTGAGGTGTACAGATAACACCCTTTTTGCCCGCTGTAGTTGGATTAGCAAAATCTGTCACATAGTGACGAACCTTGCCAGCCTCGATACCATCGATAACAGCCTGCTCATCAACAAGAAGATCGCGGGCAAAATTAAGAATAACAACGCCCTTCTTCATCATCTGAACAGCCTCTTTATTAATCATGCCCTTTGTTGCATCCAAAAGTGGAACATGAACAGTGATGAAATCACACTCTCTGTAAATGTCTTCAACATTTGTAACATGCTTAACATTTCTAGAAAGGTTCCATGCAGCATTTACAGAAATGTATGGATCGTAACCGTAAACCTCCATACCGAGATGGTTTGCATCATTTGCAACCTTTACACCGATTGCACCAAGTCCAATAACACCAAGCTTCTTGCCAGCAATTTCTGTTCCGGCAAAAGCCTTCTTTGCCTTCTCTGCTGTCTTTCCGATATTCTCATCATCCTTGTTGTCAAGAACCCAGTTGATACCGCCAACGATATCACGACTTGCTAGAAGCATTCCAGCAAAAACAAGCTCCTTTACACCATTAGCATTTGCACCTGGAGTGTTGAAAACAACGATTCCTTCCTCTGCGCATTTGTCAAGTGGAATATTGTTAACACCTGCGCCAGCACGAGCGATACAAGCAAGCTTTCCGCCAAGCTCCATGTCGTGCATTGCAGCTGAACGAACCAAGCAAGCATCAGCCTCGCCGATGTTTTCAACTTTCTTGTAATCTGTGGAGAAGTTTACAAGACCCTTATCAGAAATAGGATTTAAGCAATTATATGTAAACATTAAGCATTCTCCTCCTCAAATTTTTTCATAAACTCAACAAGCTTCTCAACGCCCTCAATAGGCATTGCGTTGTAGATTGAAGCTCTCATACCACCAACAGTTCTGTGACCCTTGAGGTTTACAAATCCTGCTGCAGTAGCTTCCTTTACAAACTTAGCATCAAGCTCCTCGTTACCTGTAACAAATGGAACATTCATGAGTGAACGGTCCTCTTTTCTAACTGTGCCCTTGAAAAGCTTTGAAGAATCAAGGTAATCATAGAGAATCTTTGCCTTCTTCTCGTTGAGTTCCTTCATTGCTTCAAGACCACCATTCTTAAGAAGCCACTTGAACACCTTTCCACAGATATAGATATCATAGCATGGAGGTGTATTGTAAAGGCTGTCATTGTCTGCCTGAGTCTTATACTTAAGCATAGTTGGTGTTCCTGGAAGAACATCATCACGGATAAGATCCTCGCGGATAATTACGATAACCATACCTGCTGGTCCAACATTCTTCTGCACACCACCATAGATGATGCCATACTTTGTAACGTCAACTGGCTCAGAAAGGAAGCATGAACTAACGTCTGCCACCAAATCCTTGCCCTTTGTATTTGGAAGAGTTTTGAATTTTGTGCCGTAGATTGTGTTGTTCTCGCAGATGTAAACATAGTCCATGTCATCTGTGATAGGAAGGTCCGAACAATCTGGAATGTAGCTGAAGGTCTCATCTGCAGAAGATGCAAGCTCAACTGCCTCACCGTACATCTTTGCTTCCTGATATGCCTTCTTTGCCCACTGACCAGTGATGATATAGCCAGCCTTCTTATTTTTCATAAGGTTCATAGGGATAGCTGCAAACTGCTGCGATGCACCGCCCTGAAGGAAAAGTACCTTATAATTGTCAGGGATGTTCATAAGTGTTCTGATGTCGGCCTCAGCCTCCTTGATAATCTCATCAAACACCTTTGAACGATGGCTCATCTCCATAACAGACATGCCACAGCCCTTATAATCAAGCATCTCCGAAGCTGCTTCCTTAAGAACCTCCTCTGGTAAAACTGCTGGTCCTGCACTAAAATTGAAAACTCTACTCATTACACTAAATCTCCTTAATCTTCTTTGAAAAATTCATTAATAGGTGCTCCTGGTGCAACCATTGGCCATACCTTGTCATCCGAATCGATGATACAGTCAATGAGCACAGGCTTCTCGGATCGAAGAGCCTCCGAGAGCGCATCCTTGAATTCTTCTTGAGTGGTAACTCTAATGCCAGTAGCGCCCATTGCCTCCGCCAACTTGACATAATCAACACCATCGTCAAGAACTGTAGCTGAATAGCGCTTTTCGTAGAAAATTGTCTGCCACTGTCTTACCATTCCAAGAACATGGTTATTAACTACTATTTCAATGATTGGCAACTTCTCACGAGCCGCTGTTGCCATTTCATTCATATTCATTCTGAAGCAGCCATCTCCGGCAAAATTGATGACTGTCTTGTCAGGATTTCCTGTCTTTGCACCGATTGCTGCGCCAAGACCGTATCCCATGGTGCCAAGTCCACCTGATGTAAGAAGCTGATGTGGCTTTTTGAATCTATAGAACTGAGCTGCCCACATCTGATGCTGACCAACCTCTGTAGTGATAATAGCGTCACCCTTTGTCTGGCGATATGCTTCTGCAACAATAAATGGTCCAGACAAGCCCTCTTTTGGAACATTCAGCGGATACTGCTCTGAAAGCTTCTTTGCATTCTTTATCCAAGCCTCATGACTCTGCTGGTCTAAAAGCTTGTTGATTCTAGAAAGAGTCTCTTTCACATCACCGATGATAAAATGGTCGGTCATAATATTTTTATTAATCTCAGCCGGATCAACATCAAACTGAAGAATCTTTGCCTTGCTTGCAAACTTCTCAGGATTTCCGAGAACTCTATCCGAAAATCTTGTACCGATTGCAATGAGCAGGTCACAATCTGAAACGCTAAGGTTTGAAGCCTTTGTGCCATGCATACCAAGCATTCCAAGATATCTTTCATCAGTTCCGTTGAAAGCACCTTTTCCCATAAGTGTGTCGCAAACTGGAGCATCAACCAAATCAACGAACTTCTTAAGTTCCTTTGATGCGCCTGCCAGAACCGCACCACCACCTACAAAGATAACTGGCTTTTTTGCCTTCTTGATAAGCTCTACTGCCTCTTTTAAAGCAGTCTCAGTGATGTCTTTCTTCACGCGACCAGCTGGAATAGGCTTCATTGGCATATATTCATATTTATTGTTTGGAGCAGTGATATCCTTTGGAACATCAATAAGCACTGGGCCTGGACGACCGCTCTTTGCAATAAGAAATGCCCTGCGAATTGTCTCAGCCAAATCTCTAATGTCCTTCACAATAAAGTTGTGCTTTGTGATTGGCATAGTAATACCGGCGATATCAATCTCCTGGAAGGAATCCTTTCCCAAAAGAGGAAGGGTAACATTGCAGGTGATTGCCACCATAGGAACTGAATCCATATGCGCAGTTGCAATACCTGTCA contains:
- the serC gene encoding 3-phosphoserine/phosphohydroxythreonine transaminase, which translates into the protein MSRVFNFSAGPAVLPEEVLKEAASEMLDYKGCGMSVMEMSHRSKVFDEIIKEAEADIRTLMNIPDNYKVLFLQGGASQQFAAIPMNLMKNKKAGYIITGQWAKKAYQEAKMYGEAVELASSADETFSYIPDCSDLPITDDMDYVYICENNTIYGTKFKTLPNTKGKDLVADVSSCFLSEPVDVTKYGIIYGGVQKNVGPAGMVIVIIREDLIRDDVLPGTPTMLKYKTQADNDSLYNTPPCYDIYICGKVFKWLLKNGGLEAMKELNEKKAKILYDYLDSSKLFKGTVRKEDRSLMNVPFVTGNEELDAKFVKEATAAGFVNLKGHRTVGGMRASIYNAMPIEGVEKLVEFMKKFEEENA
- a CDS encoding DUF1015 domain-containing protein, whose product is MAIVKPFKAIRPSKEEAAIIAALPYDVYSRKEAYEKVKEQPNSFLAIDRPETQFAEDADMYSTAVYNKAAQMLEQWISEGRFVQDESDFYYLYELTMDGRSQTGIVACASIDDYLNSVIKKHENTREEKEQDRIRHVDTCSAQTGPIFLAYRADATISGVVEKTKSRRPIYDFTAEDGISHRCWIIDDMMSKMLITDAFSKMDSIYIADGHHRAASAVKVGLKQREENPGFTGNEEFNYFLSVLFPDEELKIYDYNRVVKDLNGLAPEELLEELDSVVEIVETSEAPIRPEAKGQWSMLLEGTWYLCQVRPEVDVDDPVDGLDVSLLQNLILEPLLGIQDPKTDKRIDFVGGIRGLEELERRCNEDCAVAFAMYPTSIGELFDVADAGLLMPPKSTWFEPKLRSGLFIHKI
- the ilvB gene encoding biosynthetic-type acetolactate synthase large subunit codes for the protein MLLSGSEIIIECLKEQGVDTVFGYPGGAILNLYDELYKHKDEIHHVLTSHEQGAAHAADGYARSTGKVGVCFATSGPGATNLVTGIATAHMDSVPMVAITCNVTLPLLGKDSFQEIDIAGITMPITKHNFIVKDIRDLAETIRRAFLIAKSGRPGPVLIDVPKDITAPNNKYEYMPMKPIPAGRVKKDITETALKEAVELIKKAKKPVIFVGGGAVLAGASKELKKFVDLVDAPVCDTLMGKGAFNGTDERYLGMLGMHGTKASNLSVSDCDLLIAIGTRFSDRVLGNPEKFASKAKILQFDVDPAEINKNIMTDHFIIGDVKETLSRINKLLDQQSHEAWIKNAKKLSEQYPLNVPKEGLSGPFIVAEAYRQTKGDAIITTEVGQHQMWAAQFYRFKKPHQLLTSGGLGTMGYGLGAAIGAKTGNPDKTVINFAGDGCFRMNMNEMATAAREKLPIIEIVVNNHVLGMVRQWQTIFYEKRYSATVLDDGVDYVKLAEAMGATGIRVTTQEEFKDALSEALRSEKPVLIDCIIDSDDKVWPMVAPGAPINEFFKED
- a CDS encoding mechanosensitive ion channel family protein; protein product: MLAAELETVTAEELVEDIQKGVFQQQLEGMIPKFWSFGWSVVLSIVVFIIGSQIIKGIIKVFHRAMSLKDVDPGVETFLESVLKWLFYIILITIILGLFGVTTTSISAAVAGLGVTIGLALQGALSNFAGGILILLTHPFRVGDYIIEHATGQEGTVERINIIYTTLKMIDGRTVQIPNGTLSATTLTNNTAMTRRMFNETVGISYDADIKKAKKIMLEIAEKQDHLITDEPIKVFVAELADSSVNVGLRFWVETEYFWQTKWDVLEQIKERFDEEGVEICFNQLDVHIK
- a CDS encoding phosphoglycerate dehydrogenase, which translates into the protein MFTYNCLNPISDKGLVNFSTDYKKVENIGEADACLVRSAAMHDMELGGKLACIARAGAGVNNIPLDKCAEEGIVVFNTPGANANGVKELVFAGMLLASRDIVGGINWVLDNKDDENIGKTAEKAKKAFAGTEIAGKKLGVIGLGAIGVKVANDANHLGMEVYGYDPYISVNAAWNLSRNVKHVTNVEDIYRECDFITVHVPLLDATKGMINKEAVQMMKKGVVILNFARDLLVDEQAVIDGIEAGKVRHYVTDFANPTTAGKKGVICTPHLGASTEEAEDNCAVMAVKEVMDYMENGNITHSVNYPDCDMGICSAESRVAILHKNKAGLIASFTTILSNDNVNVEDMTNKSRGDYAYTLLDLGSKLTDAIVDEIKKVDGVIKVRVVK